In Dyadobacter subterraneus, a single genomic region encodes these proteins:
- a CDS encoding DUF1501 domain-containing protein produces MKSTWNRREFLQRTSAATLAALAAGSPLANVLTGCKPGAKSTADTVILLWMAGGMAHTETFDPKLYTPYKTGMEGNRVLSTFKSMPTVLDGIHFSEGLQSIGKVMDKGTLIRSYTAADMGHILHSRHQYHWHTCYEPPQTVAAPHLGSWIAKELGPKNPVIPAFIDIGQRFTLGEGEELKAFHTAGFLGNEFGPFFIPDPSQGLDSVRPPVGMDAKRFERRNQLYNELINNSPVGEFGSDYQRESLKRSMEQAYALLNSPESKAFDLSTEPKESYNIYNTGKFGLGCLLARRLTEQGARFISVTTEYEPFKGWDTHENGNTRLADMKKQIDGPIAQLIKDLDKQGLLDRTMVVLASEFSRDMMVEGSPDLKVQEQVPQPDILSDMKFYGMHRHFTDAGSMLMFGGGIKKGFVYGKTADERPCKTIENPIKIDAVHQTIYHALGIAEDTQYEVEKRPFYTTPDGKGKAVMELLT; encoded by the coding sequence ATGAAATCCACCTGGAACAGAAGAGAATTCCTGCAAAGAACCAGCGCTGCGACTTTGGCCGCTCTGGCCGCAGGTTCGCCGTTAGCAAACGTTTTGACAGGCTGTAAACCCGGAGCAAAATCCACCGCCGACACCGTTATTCTATTATGGATGGCTGGCGGCATGGCGCATACCGAAACTTTTGACCCCAAACTTTACACGCCTTACAAAACAGGTATGGAAGGCAACCGGGTACTAAGTACTTTTAAATCAATGCCGACTGTCCTGGATGGGATTCATTTTTCGGAAGGTCTGCAATCGATTGGAAAAGTAATGGACAAAGGAACTTTGATCCGTTCCTACACCGCCGCAGATATGGGTCATATCCTTCATTCACGTCATCAATATCACTGGCATACCTGTTATGAACCGCCTCAGACGGTTGCAGCACCACATTTGGGTTCATGGATTGCAAAAGAATTGGGTCCTAAAAATCCGGTAATTCCGGCTTTTATAGACATCGGACAGCGTTTTACTTTGGGAGAAGGAGAGGAACTGAAAGCATTCCATACCGCAGGGTTTCTTGGAAATGAATTTGGGCCCTTTTTTATTCCGGATCCAAGTCAGGGATTGGACAGTGTGCGTCCGCCGGTTGGTATGGATGCAAAACGTTTTGAAAGAAGAAACCAGCTTTATAATGAACTGATTAATAACAGTCCGGTGGGAGAGTTTGGCAGCGATTATCAGCGAGAATCATTGAAACGTTCCATGGAGCAAGCTTATGCTTTGTTGAATTCGCCGGAATCCAAAGCATTTGACCTGAGTACTGAGCCGAAGGAAAGTTATAATATTTACAACACCGGTAAATTTGGTTTGGGTTGTCTGCTTGCAAGAAGATTGACTGAACAAGGAGCCAGGTTTATCAGTGTTACTACTGAATATGAGCCATTTAAAGGATGGGATACACATGAAAATGGTAACACCCGGCTTGCTGACATGAAAAAACAAATCGATGGTCCGATTGCCCAATTAATCAAAGATCTGGACAAACAGGGATTGCTTGACAGAACAATGGTGGTTTTGGCCAGTGAATTCAGTCGGGATATGATGGTGGAGGGCAGTCCGGATTTGAAAGTACAGGAGCAGGTACCACAGCCGGATATTTTATCGGACATGAAATTTTACGGAATGCATCGTCATTTTACAGATGCAGGTTCCATGTTAATGTTTGGCGGAGGAATTAAAAAAGGCTTTGTTTATGGTAAAACAGCAGATGAGCGGCCTTGTAAAACCATAGAAAATCCTATTAAAATTGATGCCGTTCACCAAACTATTTATCACGCTTTGGGTATCGCAGAAGACACGCAATATGAAGTTGAAAAACGCCCGTTTTATACAACACCAGATGGAAAAGGTAAGGCTGTCATGGAACTTCTAACCTAG